A genomic stretch from Natronogracilivirga saccharolytica includes:
- a CDS encoding DUF2905 domain-containing protein, with protein MARFLILAGIIFLIVGIILQMYPGLMNWLGRLPGDLRFESGNTRIYFPITTMILVSIILTILLNLLRRIF; from the coding sequence ATGGCGCGATTTCTGATTCTTGCCGGCATTATCTTTTTGATTGTGGGGATTATCCTGCAAATGTATCCGGGATTGATGAACTGGCTTGGCCGGCTGCCCGGAGATTTGCGATTTGAATCCGGAAACACCCGGATATATTTCCCCATTACTACCATGATACTTGTGAGTATCATCCTTACCATCTTGCTAAATCTGCTCCGGCGCATATTTTGA
- a CDS encoding arylesterase, which yields MITALRILYAGCLLTVALPLMVAAVPRTTDVDASNNSGSDETTTILFFGDSITAGYGLDMDQAFPAVIREIADSLGYKIEPVNSGVSGETSAGGLRRIDWVLQRPFDIFVLELGGNDGLRGIDPGHTMENLQQIMDKVRAERPDAQIVLTGMEAPPNMGDSYTSAFRNIFNELAENNDVVFMPFILEDVAGEPDYNQEDGIHPTAEGHRIIANNLWDVLEPLLR from the coding sequence ATGATCACTGCATTGCGAATATTATACGCCGGATGTCTGCTGACAGTTGCGCTGCCTCTTATGGTTGCTGCGGTACCACGGACAACAGACGTCGATGCCAGCAATAACTCCGGTTCTGACGAAACCACTACCATCCTTTTTTTTGGTGACAGTATAACTGCAGGCTACGGACTTGACATGGATCAGGCATTTCCGGCCGTAATCCGGGAAATTGCAGACTCGCTTGGATATAAGATTGAGCCGGTCAACTCGGGGGTCAGCGGCGAAACATCAGCCGGAGGTTTGCGGCGCATTGACTGGGTTCTTCAGCGGCCGTTCGATATATTTGTGCTGGAACTGGGCGGCAATGACGGACTCAGGGGAATTGATCCCGGACACACCATGGAAAATCTCCAGCAAATCATGGACAAGGTCAGGGCGGAGCGGCCCGACGCACAGATTGTGCTGACCGGCATGGAGGCCCCGCCCAATATGGGAGATTCGTACACCAGCGCTTTCCGGAATATTTTCAACGAACTTGCCGAAAATAATGACGTGGTTTTCATGCCATTCATACTTGAAGATGTGGCAGGAGAACCGGATTATAATCAGGAGGACGGGATTCATCCCACTGCGGAGGGGCATCGCATTATTGCAAATAATCTCTGGGATGTACTCGAACCGCTGTTGAGATAG
- a CDS encoding ABC transporter ATP-binding protein, whose protein sequence is MLRVTDLTKTYRSGTGSLTVLDHVTFTIEAGTICAVVGPSGSGKTTLLGLCAGLDKATSGQVHLREHELGRMDEDRLAAIRNQHIGFIFQSFQLIPTLTALENVMVPLELRGDRYEDVAERARRLLGEVGLAGRLHHYPSQLSGGEQQRVGIARAFIHKPDILFADEPTGNLDAETGAQVEEILFELNRKEGTTLVIVTHDSELADKCDRTIRLKGGRIANDSLQTDSIPEQTDLKQGVST, encoded by the coding sequence ATGCTCCGAGTAACCGACCTCACAAAAACCTATCGCAGCGGAACAGGCTCGCTCACCGTGCTTGATCATGTAACTTTCACAATTGAAGCCGGAACGATCTGCGCTGTTGTGGGACCATCCGGAAGCGGGAAAACCACACTCCTGGGCCTTTGTGCCGGCCTGGACAAGGCGACATCCGGACAGGTGCATCTCAGAGAGCATGAATTGGGCCGGATGGATGAAGACCGGCTCGCAGCCATCCGCAATCAGCACATCGGGTTTATCTTTCAGTCATTTCAGCTCATCCCCACACTGACAGCGCTGGAAAATGTAATGGTCCCGCTGGAGCTGCGGGGCGACCGCTATGAGGATGTGGCGGAAAGGGCACGCCGGCTTCTTGGCGAGGTCGGACTCGCAGGACGTCTCCATCACTATCCCTCGCAGCTGTCCGGTGGTGAGCAGCAGCGTGTGGGTATTGCCAGGGCATTTATCCACAAGCCCGATATTCTTTTTGCCGACGAACCGACCGGGAACCTCGATGCAGAAACTGGAGCACAAGTGGAGGAGATCCTGTTTGAGCTGAACAGAAAAGAAGGTACCACACTGGTTATCGTAACTCATGATTCCGAACTGGCAGATAAATGTGACCGGACCATCCGGCTGAAGGGCGGGCGTATTGCGAACGACAGCCTGCAGACTGACAGTATTCCGGAACAAACAGATCTGAAACAGGGAGTCTCCACATGA